In the genome of Pseudomonas sp. P5_109, one region contains:
- a CDS encoding DUF411 domain-containing protein, which translates to MRNPLRLIALSALFISSLAQAADLIPIEVHRDANCGCCKKWITHLEANGFKVEDHVEANMSEFKQQHGVPPRLASCHTALINGKFVEGHVPADQVVALSKRDDLLGVAAPGMPMGSPGMEMDGMSDAYQVIGLKKDGTDVVVADYPAH; encoded by the coding sequence ATGCGAAATCCTCTGCGTCTGATCGCCCTGAGCGCCCTGTTCATCTCCTCGCTGGCCCAGGCCGCCGACCTCATTCCGATCGAGGTTCATCGCGACGCCAATTGTGGTTGCTGCAAAAAGTGGATCACCCATCTGGAAGCCAATGGTTTCAAGGTCGAGGACCACGTCGAAGCCAACATGAGTGAGTTCAAGCAACAGCACGGCGTGCCACCGCGCCTGGCGTCGTGCCACACGGCGTTGATCAACGGAAAATTCGTCGAAGGTCATGTCCCGGCCGACCAGGTCGTGGCCCTGAGCAAGCGCGACGACCTGTTGGGTGTCGCGGCCCCTGGCATGCCCATGGGGTCGCCCGGTATGGAAATGGACGGCATGAGCGATGCCTATCAGGTCATCGGCCTGAAAAAGGACGGCACTGACGTGGTGGTTGCGGACTACCCCGCCCATTGA
- a CDS encoding aldo/keto reductase has translation MYTRQLGKNGPQVSAIGLGCMGMTDFYTTGTDTREATATLHRALELGVTLLDTADIYGPHTNEELIGKAIAGKRDQVFLASKFGIVRDPANPVARGVNGRPEYIRQSIDGSLKRLGVDTLDLYYQHRIDPQVAIEETVGAMAELVRAGKVRYLGLSEASAATLERAHKVHPISALQSEYSLWSRDQEENGCLAACQRLGVAFVPYSPLGRGFLTGALTSPDDFAADDYRRFSPRFQGENFAKNLLLVQQVQALAAEKGVTAGQLALAWVLAQGDHVIPIPGTKQRKYLEENVAALEVTLNAEELQALEAIFPANATAGLRYPEEVMKLLDR, from the coding sequence ATGTACACACGTCAATTGGGAAAGAACGGTCCGCAGGTCTCGGCCATTGGCCTCGGCTGCATGGGCATGACGGACTTCTACACCACCGGCACGGATACCCGCGAAGCCACGGCGACCCTGCATCGCGCATTGGAACTGGGCGTCACCCTGCTCGACACCGCCGATATTTACGGCCCGCACACCAACGAAGAACTGATCGGCAAGGCGATTGCCGGCAAGCGCGACCAGGTGTTCCTGGCCAGCAAGTTCGGGATCGTCCGTGACCCGGCGAACCCTGTTGCCCGGGGCGTCAACGGTCGGCCGGAGTACATTCGCCAATCCATCGACGGCAGCTTGAAGCGCCTCGGCGTGGACACCCTCGACCTGTATTACCAGCACCGCATCGACCCGCAGGTGGCTATTGAAGAAACCGTCGGCGCCATGGCCGAACTGGTCCGTGCTGGCAAGGTGCGTTATCTGGGCTTGAGCGAGGCCTCGGCGGCAACCCTGGAACGGGCGCACAAGGTTCACCCGATCAGTGCGCTACAGAGTGAATACTCATTGTGGAGCCGTGATCAGGAAGAAAACGGTTGCCTGGCGGCCTGCCAGCGCCTGGGTGTTGCCTTTGTGCCCTACAGCCCGTTGGGTCGAGGGTTTCTGACCGGCGCATTGACCAGCCCGGATGATTTCGCGGCAGACGACTACCGCCGTTTCAGCCCGCGTTTCCAGGGCGAAAACTTCGCGAAAAACCTGCTGCTGGTGCAACAGGTTCAAGCGCTGGCGGCGGAAAAAGGCGTGACGGCGGGCCAACTGGCGCTGGCGTGGGTGCTGGCCCAAGGTGACCATGTGATTCCGATTCCTGGCACCAAACAACGCAAATACCTGGAAGAAAACGTGGCCGCCCTGGAGGTGACGCTGAACGCCGAGGAACTGCAGGCGCTGGAGGCGATCTTTCCGGCGAATGCCACCGCTGGCCTGCGTTATCCGGAAGAAGTCATGAAACTGCTGGACCGCTAA
- a CDS encoding D-2-hydroxyacid dehydrogenase family protein, whose amino-acid sequence MPVQIAVLDDWQDVARDVVDWSALDSVGQVSFLHDYPADNQALAERLAGFEVICVMRERTRFDEDLLRRLPKLKLLVTGGMRNAALDLKAAAALGIQVSGTDSYKHAAPELTWALIMAATRNLVVEANALRAGQWQQGLGGDLHGKTLAILGLGSIGQRVAQFGQVFGMRVIAWSENLTAERAAQVGVTYVGKQELFEQADVLSVHLVLSERSRGLVDAQALGWMKPTALLVNTARGPIVDEAALIKALQKRRLACAALDVFEHEPLPAHHPFRTLDNVLATPHVGYVSQQNYQLFFSQMIEDIQAWSAGAPIRLLG is encoded by the coding sequence ATGCCTGTACAGATTGCAGTGCTTGATGATTGGCAGGATGTGGCGCGGGATGTGGTGGACTGGTCGGCGCTGGACAGCGTCGGCCAGGTGAGTTTTCTCCACGACTACCCCGCCGACAACCAGGCCCTGGCCGAGCGCCTGGCCGGCTTTGAGGTGATTTGCGTGATGCGTGAGCGCACCCGCTTCGATGAAGACCTGCTGCGTCGCCTGCCGAAGCTCAAGCTGCTGGTGACCGGCGGCATGCGCAACGCGGCCCTGGACCTGAAAGCCGCCGCGGCGCTGGGCATTCAGGTCAGTGGGACCGACAGCTACAAACACGCCGCACCGGAACTGACCTGGGCGCTGATCATGGCGGCGACCCGCAACCTGGTGGTCGAAGCCAATGCCTTGCGTGCCGGCCAGTGGCAACAAGGCCTGGGCGGCGACCTGCACGGCAAGACATTGGCGATCCTCGGCCTTGGCAGCATCGGCCAGCGTGTCGCGCAGTTCGGCCAGGTGTTCGGCATGCGCGTCATCGCCTGGAGTGAAAACCTCACCGCCGAACGCGCGGCGCAGGTCGGTGTGACCTATGTCGGCAAGCAGGAACTGTTCGAGCAGGCTGATGTGCTGTCAGTGCACCTGGTACTCAGCGAGCGCAGCCGGGGCCTGGTGGATGCACAAGCCCTGGGCTGGATGAAGCCCACGGCGCTGCTGGTGAATACCGCTCGCGGGCCGATTGTCGATGAAGCGGCGCTGATCAAGGCGCTACAGAAACGGCGGCTGGCCTGCGCCGCACTGGACGTCTTCGAGCATGAGCCGCTGCCCGCCCACCATCCGTTCCGGACCCTGGACAACGTGCTGGCGACGCCCCATGTCGGGTACGTCAGTCAACAGAACTACCAGCTGTTTTTCTCGCAGATGATCGAGGATATCCAGGCCTGGTCGGCAGGGGCTCCGATACGTTTGCTGGGGTGA
- a CDS encoding RNA polymerase sigma factor: MARLWRYGLLLSRQRHIADDLVQATCVRALERAAQFVPGTRMDRWLLSILHSIWLNEVRAQRVRQGQGQVDADQALSFDGESVAQTHVLAAQVIRRVDALPEAQRETVFLAYVEGLSYREVADVLQVPIGTVMSRLAAARAKLAEYPPLHTVPHPYRGEH, encoded by the coding sequence CTGGCGCGTTTATGGCGCTACGGCCTGCTGTTGTCCCGACAACGGCATATCGCCGATGACCTGGTGCAGGCCACGTGTGTGCGAGCGCTGGAGCGGGCCGCTCAATTCGTGCCGGGAACGCGCATGGACCGCTGGCTGCTGAGCATTCTGCATTCGATCTGGCTCAATGAAGTCCGCGCCCAGCGAGTGCGTCAGGGGCAAGGCCAGGTGGATGCCGATCAGGCCTTGTCGTTCGATGGCGAATCCGTGGCCCAGACCCACGTGTTGGCGGCACAGGTCATCCGCCGCGTCGATGCGTTGCCCGAGGCCCAGCGCGAAACGGTGTTTCTCGCCTACGTCGAAGGCCTGTCCTATCGCGAAGTCGCCGATGTGCTGCAAGTGCCCATCGGCACGGTCATGAGTCGCCTGGCTGCCGCCCGGGCGAAACTGGCCGAATATCCACCATTGCACACGGTGCCCCACCCTTACCGAGGAGAACATTGA
- a CDS encoding YqaA family protein, with protein sequence MWGAYFGLFFAAFGAATLLPLQSEAVLVGLLLSDRYWLWALLAVATLGNVLGSLFNWWLGRRIERFRDRCWFPVSPRHLEKARLHYQRWGHWSLLLSWLPVIGDPLTLVAGVMREPPGRFLLIVTLAKGARYGVLALVTLGWMG encoded by the coding sequence ATTTGGGGTGCGTACTTCGGGCTGTTTTTCGCGGCATTCGGTGCCGCCACGCTACTGCCGTTGCAATCCGAAGCCGTGCTGGTCGGACTGCTGCTCAGCGATCGGTACTGGCTCTGGGCACTGCTGGCGGTGGCAACGCTTGGCAACGTCCTGGGGTCGCTGTTTAACTGGTGGCTGGGGCGTCGAATCGAACGGTTCCGCGACCGGTGCTGGTTTCCGGTGAGCCCCCGACACCTGGAAAAAGCCCGGCTGCATTATCAACGCTGGGGTCATTGGTCGTTGCTGCTCAGTTGGCTGCCGGTGATCGGCGATCCGCTGACGCTGGTCGCCGGGGTCATGCGCGAGCCCCCAGGGCGCTTCCTGCTGATCGTCACCTTGGCCAAAGGCGCCCGTTACGGCGTGCTGGCCCTGGTGACATTGGGCTGGATGGGTTGA
- a CDS encoding response regulator transcription factor, with amino-acid sequence MPNILLVEDDTALAELIASYLERNGYSVSVIGRGDHVRERARLNPPDLVILDLMLPGLDGLQVCRLLRADSATLPILMLTARDDSHDQVLGLEMGADDYVTKPCEPRVLLARVRTLLRRSSLSEPQTANDRILMGNLCIDLSERTVTWREQLVELSSGEYNLLVVLARHAGEVLSRDQILQRLRGIEFNGTDRSVDVAISKLRRKFDDHAGEARKIKTVWGKGYLFSRSEWEC; translated from the coding sequence ATGCCCAACATCCTCCTGGTCGAAGACGACACCGCCCTCGCCGAACTGATTGCCAGCTACCTGGAACGCAACGGTTATTCCGTCAGCGTGATCGGTCGCGGTGACCATGTGCGCGAACGTGCGCGGCTCAATCCGCCGGACCTGGTGATCCTCGACCTGATGCTGCCCGGCCTCGACGGCTTGCAGGTCTGTCGCCTGCTGCGCGCCGATTCGGCGACTTTGCCGATCCTGATGCTCACCGCCCGGGACGACAGTCATGACCAGGTCCTGGGCCTGGAAATGGGCGCCGACGACTACGTGACCAAACCCTGTGAGCCGCGGGTGTTGCTGGCCCGGGTGCGGACCCTGTTGCGCCGCAGCAGCCTCAGCGAGCCGCAGACCGCCAACGACCGCATTCTGATGGGCAACCTGTGCATCGACCTGTCCGAACGCACCGTCACCTGGCGCGAGCAACTGGTGGAGCTGTCCAGCGGTGAGTACAACCTGCTGGTGGTGCTGGCCCGGCATGCCGGTGAAGTGTTGAGCCGCGACCAGATCCTGCAACGCCTGCGCGGCATCGAATTCAATGGCACTGACCGTTCGGTGGACGTGGCGATTTCCAAATTGCGGCGCAAGTTCGACGACCACGCCGGCGAAGCGCGCAAGATCAAGACCGTGTGGGGCAAGGGCTACCTGTTCAGTCGTTCCGAATGGGAATGCTGA
- a CDS encoding tetratricopeptide repeat protein: protein MNIRFAVLMTPLLLTVALSGSLALANGGGGGDEPPAKPNCPKGQVLDTRSQRCVKQTSNLVPDEDRTNYAYQLAKDGRYEEALALLDTLKQPNTAKALNYRGYATRKLGRTDEGIGYYLQSVKLDPQYAQVREYLGEAYVIKGRLDLAQEQLQQIKSICGSTQCEEYEDLAEAINGSSKT from the coding sequence ATGAATATTCGTTTTGCCGTTCTGATGACCCCGCTTTTACTGACCGTTGCGCTGTCCGGCTCGCTCGCCCTGGCCAACGGGGGCGGTGGCGGTGACGAGCCGCCGGCCAAACCCAATTGCCCCAAGGGCCAGGTGCTGGATACCCGGTCGCAGCGCTGCGTCAAGCAGACCAGCAACCTGGTGCCTGACGAAGACCGTACCAACTATGCCTATCAACTGGCCAAGGACGGGCGTTATGAAGAAGCCCTGGCGCTGCTCGACACGCTGAAACAACCAAATACCGCAAAAGCGCTGAACTATCGCGGCTACGCCACGCGTAAACTAGGGCGTACCGACGAAGGCATCGGTTATTACCTGCAATCGGTGAAACTCGACCCGCAGTACGCGCAAGTCCGCGAATACCTCGGCGAGGCCTATGTGATCAAAGGCCGGCTGGATCTCGCGCAGGAGCAACTGCAGCAGATCAAATCCATCTGTGGCAGTACCCAGTGCGAGGAGTACGAGGACCTGGCCGAAGCCATCAACGGTTCATCGAAAACCTGA
- a CDS encoding alpha/beta hydrolase, with product MPRPFSCWLSGLLLTAALPVIAHAEGPEYGPQLQGFDYPYTLKHFAFESQGQSLQMGYMDVAAHGKANGRSVVLMHGKNFCGATWDTSIKALSDAGYRVIAPDQIGFCTSSKPAHYQYSFQQLATNTQQLLKALGIQKATLLGHSTGGMLATRYALQYPEQVEQLALVNPIGLEDWKALGVPYRTVDQWYERELKLSADGIRTYERNTYYGGRWKPEFDRWVDMLAGLNKGPGHTQVAWNSALIYDMIFTQPVYYEFHNLKMPTLLLIGTSDTTAIGSDIASPEVKAKIGHYDVLGKQVARLIPQSTLVEFPGMGHAPQMEQPAQFHQALLAWLNKTNPVR from the coding sequence ATGCCGCGCCCCTTCTCCTGCTGGTTATCCGGCCTGTTGCTGACCGCCGCCCTGCCCGTCATCGCCCACGCCGAAGGGCCGGAATATGGCCCGCAACTCCAGGGTTTCGACTATCCGTACACACTCAAGCACTTCGCCTTCGAATCCCAGGGCCAATCCCTGCAAATGGGCTACATGGACGTCGCCGCCCACGGCAAGGCCAATGGCCGCAGCGTGGTGCTGATGCACGGCAAGAATTTCTGCGGCGCCACCTGGGACACCTCGATCAAGGCCCTCAGCGACGCCGGCTATCGGGTCATCGCCCCGGACCAGATCGGCTTCTGCACCTCCAGCAAACCGGCGCACTATCAGTACAGCTTCCAGCAACTGGCGACGAACACCCAGCAATTGCTCAAGGCGCTGGGCATCCAGAAAGCCACCCTGCTGGGGCATTCCACCGGCGGCATGCTCGCCACCCGCTATGCCTTGCAATACCCCGAACAGGTCGAGCAACTGGCGCTGGTCAACCCCATTGGCCTGGAAGACTGGAAAGCCCTGGGCGTCCCCTATCGCACCGTTGACCAATGGTACGAACGCGAACTCAAGCTCAGCGCCGACGGGATCCGCACCTACGAGCGCAACACCTATTACGGCGGCCGCTGGAAACCGGAATTCGATCGCTGGGTCGACATGCTCGCCGGCCTGAACAAAGGCCCGGGGCATACGCAAGTCGCGTGGAACTCGGCGCTGATCTACGACATGATCTTCACCCAACCGGTGTACTACGAATTCCACAACCTGAAGATGCCGACCCTGCTGTTGATCGGTACGTCCGACACCACCGCCATCGGCAGTGACATCGCCTCCCCCGAGGTCAAGGCGAAGATCGGCCACTATGACGTCCTCGGCAAGCAAGTGGCCAGGCTGATTCCCCAGTCCACGCTGGTCGAATTCCCGGGCATGGGCCACGCGCCGCAGATGGAACAACCGGCACAATTCCACCAGGCCCTGCTCGCCTGGCTGAACAAGACCAACCCCGTGCGTTGA
- a CDS encoding ATP-binding protein — protein sequence MFRILFRLYLVTIVSFSAAIYLVPDLVVKVFHERFVTYNLDYSRGLQTLIVKQFHAVPTEQWQALAAEMDKDFNPLHIVLSSNDDSGLTPDEQQRLQRGENVVRVGDWGWRTLAVAPLNERTVVQMVVPPDPLDVNLLYWSINVLIGATMLACLLLWLRPHWRDLERLKGAAERFGKGHLGERTQISPSSNIGSLASVFDTMAGDIENLLNQQRDLLNAVSHELRTPLTRLDFGLALALSDDLPAASRERLQSLVAHIRELDELVLELLSYSRLQNPARLLEQVEVSLDEFIDSILGSVDEEMESPEIVIDVLLHGQLERFSLDPRLTARALQNLLRNAMRYCEKRIQIGVQVYAGGCEIWVDDDGIGIPDDERERIFEPFYRLDRSRDRATGGFGLGLAISRRALEAQGGTLTVEASPLGGARFRLWLPPSA from the coding sequence ATGTTCAGAATCCTCTTTCGTCTGTATCTGGTGACCATCGTTTCCTTCAGCGCCGCGATTTACCTGGTGCCGGATCTGGTGGTCAAGGTGTTCCACGAGCGCTTTGTGACCTACAACCTCGATTACTCGCGCGGTTTGCAAACGCTGATCGTCAAACAGTTTCACGCGGTTCCGACCGAGCAGTGGCAGGCCCTGGCCGCGGAGATGGACAAGGACTTCAATCCGCTGCACATCGTGCTCAGCAGCAATGACGACAGCGGCCTGACACCCGATGAGCAGCAGCGTTTGCAGCGCGGCGAGAACGTCGTGCGCGTGGGCGACTGGGGTTGGCGCACGCTGGCGGTCGCGCCGCTGAACGAGCGCACCGTGGTGCAAATGGTGGTGCCGCCGGACCCGCTGGACGTCAACCTGTTGTACTGGAGCATCAACGTACTGATCGGCGCGACCATGCTCGCGTGCCTGTTGTTGTGGCTGCGCCCGCACTGGCGTGACCTGGAGCGCCTCAAGGGTGCGGCCGAACGCTTTGGCAAGGGCCATCTGGGCGAGCGCACGCAAATTTCCCCGAGTTCCAACATCGGCAGCCTGGCCAGTGTGTTCGACACCATGGCCGGCGATATCGAGAACCTGCTCAACCAGCAGCGCGATTTGCTCAATGCGGTGTCCCACGAGTTGCGCACGCCGCTGACGCGCCTGGATTTCGGCTTGGCGCTGGCGCTCTCGGACGACTTGCCGGCAGCCAGTCGTGAGCGCCTGCAAAGCCTGGTGGCGCACATTCGGGAACTCGATGAGCTGGTGCTGGAGCTGCTGTCCTACAGTCGCCTGCAAAACCCGGCGCGGCTACTGGAACAGGTCGAGGTGTCGCTGGATGAGTTCATCGACAGCATTCTTGGCAGCGTCGACGAAGAAATGGAGTCCCCGGAAATCGTCATCGACGTGCTGCTCCATGGTCAGCTCGAACGCTTCAGCCTGGACCCGCGCCTGACGGCCCGCGCCCTGCAAAACCTGCTGCGCAACGCCATGCGCTATTGCGAGAAGCGTATCCAGATCGGTGTGCAGGTCTACGCCGGCGGCTGTGAGATCTGGGTCGACGATGACGGCATCGGCATTCCGGACGACGAGCGCGAGCGGATTTTCGAACCCTTCTACCGCCTCGACCGCAGCCGCGACCGCGCCACCGGTGGCTTCGGCCTGGGGCTGGCAATCAGCCGCCGCGCACTGGAGGCCCAGGGCGGCACGCTGACGGTGGAAGCCTCGCCGCTGGGCGGGGCGCGGTTTCGCTTGTGGTTGCCGCCTTCGGCTTGA
- a CDS encoding methyltransferase domain-containing protein, with translation MRDQVHHSTAGYKFAADTYVRGRPDYPPQVADWLSATLDLNADKTVIDLGAGTGKFTARLLSTGAQVIAVEPVPQMLEKLSTTFPGVLAVNGTATDLPLPDASVDVVVCAQAFHWFASADALTEISRVLKPGGKLGLVWNLRDTRVGWVPKLDAIVNALEGDTPRFYTGAWRHAFPHPAFGPLREQHFSHSHTGAPEDVIYNRVRSTSFIAALPAQGRARVDEQIRALIANEPELRDKDVVTVPYETVAFVAVKKGR, from the coding sequence ATGAGAGATCAAGTCCATCATTCGACAGCCGGGTACAAGTTCGCTGCCGACACCTACGTGCGCGGACGCCCGGACTATCCGCCACAAGTGGCCGACTGGTTGAGCGCAACCCTGGATTTGAATGCGGATAAAACCGTGATCGACCTGGGCGCCGGTACCGGCAAGTTCACCGCTCGACTGCTGAGCACCGGGGCCCAGGTGATTGCCGTGGAACCGGTGCCGCAGATGCTGGAAAAACTGTCCACGACGTTTCCCGGGGTGCTGGCGGTCAACGGTACGGCCACGGATTTACCCCTGCCGGATGCCTCTGTGGACGTGGTGGTGTGTGCACAGGCCTTTCACTGGTTTGCCAGTGCTGATGCGCTGACCGAGATCTCCCGGGTGCTCAAGCCTGGAGGCAAGCTGGGGCTGGTGTGGAACCTGCGCGATACCAGGGTGGGCTGGGTGCCGAAACTGGATGCGATCGTCAATGCACTGGAAGGCGATACTCCTCGCTTCTACACCGGAGCCTGGCGCCACGCGTTCCCGCATCCGGCCTTCGGACCGCTGCGTGAGCAGCATTTCAGCCACAGCCACACAGGCGCGCCGGAGGACGTGATTTACAACCGGGTGCGTTCCACCAGTTTCATTGCAGCGTTGCCGGCGCAGGGGCGGGCGCGGGTCGATGAGCAGATACGAGCGCTGATCGCCAATGAACCTGAATTGCGCGACAAGGACGTGGTGACCGTTCCCTATGAGACAGTCGCGTTCGTCGCGGTGAAGAAGGGGCGCTGA
- a CDS encoding transcriptional regulator, whose translation MNAKPSDEQLVAYLDNQLDAEQRSRIDAALIADPMLGLRLQWLDRSSLPFKDAYDELARQAPVDRLQGMLATLPSPARPGLNRRWFLAAAAGLLAGGVLADRLFLGWQASQQTHNWRGLVADYMALYVPETLDHLPGDEATQRAQLRTIDARLGLDLALAKLSLPHAEFKRAQILEYDGAPIAQITYLDPAHGPMALCVTRSNSGSRHLAREQRRELNIVYWADKEHAWMLIGHQPMTDLEEMATLLQGRLTT comes from the coding sequence ATGAACGCGAAACCCTCGGACGAACAACTGGTGGCTTACCTCGACAACCAACTCGATGCCGAGCAGCGCTCGCGCATCGACGCGGCCCTCATTGCCGACCCGATGCTCGGCCTGCGCCTGCAATGGCTGGACCGCAGCAGCCTGCCATTCAAGGACGCCTACGATGAACTGGCCCGGCAGGCGCCGGTGGATCGTCTGCAAGGCATGCTCGCCACGCTGCCTTCGCCCGCCCGCCCCGGACTCAATCGGCGCTGGTTCCTGGCCGCCGCGGCCGGGCTGCTGGCCGGTGGCGTGCTGGCGGACCGTTTGTTCCTCGGCTGGCAAGCGAGTCAGCAGACACATAACTGGCGCGGCCTGGTGGCCGATTACATGGCGCTCTACGTGCCGGAAACCCTGGATCACCTGCCCGGTGATGAAGCCACCCAACGGGCACAACTGCGGACCATCGATGCGCGCCTGGGCCTCGACCTCGCGCTGGCCAAACTGAGCCTGCCCCATGCCGAGTTCAAGCGCGCGCAAATCCTCGAGTACGACGGCGCGCCCATCGCCCAGATCACCTACCTTGATCCCGCGCACGGCCCCATGGCGCTGTGCGTTACCCGCTCCAACAGCGGCAGCCGGCATTTAGCCCGGGAACAGCGGCGCGAACTGAACATCGTGTATTGGGCTGACAAGGAACACGCCTGGATGCTGATCGGGCATCAGCCGATGACGGACCTGGAGGAGATGGCCACGCTGTTGCAAGGTCGGCTGACCACTTGA
- a CDS encoding LysR family transcriptional regulator, which produces MDRFNAMRVFTRIVELGGFARAADSLQLPRASVTILIKQLEAHLGVQLLQRTTRQISLTLDGAAYYPRCVRLLADLEETEAVFSAARHNPKGLLRVDMPAGVGRQVVIPALPQFTARYPLIELEIGLNDRPVDLIREGVDCVLRGGSPLDDSLVARPLVMMDQVTCASPDYLQRHGTPHTLDDLHGHQMVEYFYSSSGKRYGLEFVVNGQVQQVDLPKQVAVNSADGYLAACEAGYGLVQTPYYHVARQLEEGRLCEVLKAVPPPGMPMTALYPPHRQLSRRVRVFVDWLVELCAQPGNDFYRKDSAG; this is translated from the coding sequence ATGGACCGTTTCAACGCCATGCGCGTCTTTACCCGAATCGTCGAGCTCGGTGGCTTTGCCAGGGCCGCCGACAGCCTGCAATTGCCCCGGGCTTCGGTGACTATCCTGATCAAGCAACTGGAGGCGCATCTGGGGGTGCAACTGCTGCAACGCACCACGCGGCAGATCAGCCTGACGCTCGACGGTGCGGCCTACTACCCGCGTTGCGTGCGCTTGCTGGCGGATCTTGAAGAGACCGAAGCGGTGTTTAGCGCCGCACGCCACAATCCCAAGGGGTTGCTGCGCGTGGACATGCCGGCGGGAGTGGGGCGCCAGGTGGTGATTCCGGCACTGCCGCAATTCACGGCCCGCTATCCGTTGATCGAACTGGAAATCGGCTTGAATGACCGCCCGGTCGACCTGATTCGCGAGGGCGTCGATTGTGTATTGCGCGGTGGCTCGCCGCTGGACGATTCACTGGTGGCGCGGCCGCTGGTAATGATGGATCAGGTGACCTGTGCCAGCCCCGACTATCTGCAACGGCACGGGACGCCCCATACACTGGATGACCTGCACGGTCACCAGATGGTCGAATACTTCTACAGCAGTAGCGGTAAACGTTATGGGCTGGAGTTTGTCGTCAATGGCCAGGTGCAGCAGGTTGACCTGCCCAAGCAGGTGGCGGTCAACAGTGCCGATGGTTATCTGGCCGCGTGCGAAGCGGGATACGGGTTGGTGCAGACGCCGTACTATCACGTGGCGCGGCAACTCGAGGAGGGGCGTTTGTGTGAAGTGTTGAAGGCAGTGCCGCCACCGGGCATGCCGATGACAGCGCTGTATCCGCCGCACCGCCAGTTGTCCCGGCGGGTGCGTGTGTTTGTCGATTGGCTGGTGGAGCTATGTGCCCAGCCTGGCAATGACTTCTACAGGAAGGATTCTGCAGGTTGA
- a CDS encoding efflux RND transporter periplasmic adaptor subunit, protein MSKNLLARLSLIALALTLGACDKSSNAEEQAPLATVRIETIEARPLTISSELSGRIAAPRMAEVRARVAGVVLQRTFREGSDVKQGDVLFRIDPAPFKADLDSAEAALRKAEANAFQARLQEQRYAQLIDDKAISGQDYDNARANARQTAADVAANKAAVERAKLNLGYATVTAPISGRIGRALVTEGALVGQNETTPLALIQQLNPIHADLTQSTRELNELRRAFRSGQLQQVGQGQAKATLIQDDGSLYPLPGKLLFSDITVDPGTGQIILRSEFPNPDLDLLPGSFVRVRLEQAVNQQGISVPQRAVQRDSAGIAQVLLLDSEQRVGQQPVELGAVQNDRWIVTGGLKAGDRIVIEGLQHARPGEKVQIDDTPLPLAQVTGQ, encoded by the coding sequence ATGTCGAAGAATCTGCTTGCCAGGCTCAGTCTGATTGCTCTGGCGTTGACACTGGGCGCGTGTGACAAATCCTCGAACGCCGAGGAACAGGCACCGCTGGCCACGGTGCGCATCGAAACCATCGAAGCGCGGCCACTGACCATCAGCAGCGAACTGAGCGGGCGGATTGCCGCACCGCGCATGGCCGAAGTGCGCGCCCGCGTGGCCGGCGTGGTCTTGCAGCGGACCTTCCGTGAAGGCAGTGACGTGAAACAGGGCGATGTCTTGTTCCGCATCGACCCGGCGCCGTTCAAGGCCGACCTGGACAGCGCCGAAGCAGCGTTGCGCAAGGCCGAGGCCAACGCGTTCCAGGCCCGTTTGCAGGAGCAACGCTACGCCCAGTTGATCGACGACAAGGCCATCAGCGGCCAGGACTACGACAACGCCCGGGCCAACGCACGGCAGACTGCCGCCGACGTCGCCGCCAATAAAGCTGCCGTGGAACGAGCGAAACTGAACCTCGGCTACGCCACCGTCACCGCGCCGATTTCCGGTCGTATCGGCCGCGCACTGGTCACCGAAGGCGCATTGGTGGGACAGAACGAAACCACGCCCCTGGCGCTGATTCAGCAACTGAACCCGATTCATGCCGACCTGACCCAGTCCACCCGCGAACTCAACGAACTGCGCCGGGCCTTCCGTTCCGGCCAGCTGCAGCAGGTCGGCCAGGGCCAGGCCAAGGCCACGTTGATTCAGGATGACGGCAGCCTCTATCCCCTGCCGGGCAAACTGCTGTTCAGCGACATTACCGTCGACCCGGGCACCGGCCAGATCATCCTGCGCAGCGAGTTCCCCAACCCCGACCTCGACCTGCTGCCCGGCAGTTTCGTGCGCGTGCGCCTGGAACAGGCGGTCAACCAGCAGGGCATCAGCGTGCCGCAACGGGCCGTCCAGCGCGACAGCGCCGGCATCGCCCAGGTGTTGCTGCTCGACTCTGAGCAGCGAGTCGGGCAGCAACCGGTCGAGCTCGGCGCCGTGCAAAACGATCGCTGGATTGTCACCGGCGGCCTGAAGGCTGGCGACCGCATCGTCATCGAGGGCCTGCAGCACGCCCGCCCCGGCGAGAAAGTGCAGATCGACGACACCCCTCTTCCACTCGCCCAGGTGACTGGTCAGTAA